A genomic segment from Methanoplanus limicola DSM 2279 encodes:
- a CDS encoding PEGA domain-containing protein, with the protein MRKVCLSGILLLSVILLAGAASAATVGGDQGWYNVHCNVDGAAVYMDGNYMGEIVNGILTVPVYSTGTPYKTVSVEMPGYTTWTENIDTNPAAGEQEDIYATLNPVPTPEPIMIGGDTGYYVVYCNVDGADVYFGSDYKGQTANGELTVEVYTTGTPYTTYSVQKSGYTPFTAQITEYPEKGDTVKLHATLNPAPAPEPTKSPVAPGIILFSVMAALLCGFLISRRE; encoded by the coding sequence ATGAGAAAGGTATGTTTATCAGGAATATTATTACTATCTGTCATTCTTCTTGCAGGTGCAGCATCAGCCGCAACTGTCGGAGGAGATCAGGGATGGTATAATGTCCACTGCAATGTGGACGGTGCAGCGGTTTACATGGACGGAAATTACATGGGTGAGATTGTAAACGGAATACTTACAGTCCCTGTTTACTCCACCGGAACTCCGTACAAGACAGTATCAGTTGAGATGCCGGGCTACACAACATGGACAGAAAACATTGATACTAACCCGGCAGCAGGAGAACAGGAAGACATCTATGCAACATTAAACCCTGTACCCACACCTGAGCCAATCATGATCGGCGGCGACACAGGATATTACGTTGTATACTGCAATGTTGACGGTGCTGATGTCTACTTCGGCTCAGACTATAAAGGACAGACTGCAAACGGCGAACTGACAGTCGAGGTGTACACCACCGGAACCCCGTACACAACATACTCCGTCCAGAAGAGCGGATATACACCATTTACAGCACAGATCACTGAATATCCAGAAAAGGGCGATACCGTAAAGCTTCATGCAACACTCAACCCCGCCCCTGCTCCGGAGCCGACAAAGTCACCTGTCGCACCCGGAATCATCCTTTTCTCGGTTATGGCAGCACTTCTCTGCGGATTCTTAATCTCCAGAAGAGAATAA
- a CDS encoding response regulator, which produces MSRIMIVDDEEAIREIMTLFLKRDGHDITAISSGSEAVRNFKSSLNSGAPFDLVILDANIPGDIGAVEIIKSIKEHDPDISAVITSGDSVGGAMKKPEDFGFDRALKKPFKSADLINLVKSLVNS; this is translated from the coding sequence ATGTCAAGAATAATGATAGTTGATGATGAGGAAGCGATAAGGGAGATCATGACCCTTTTCCTAAAAAGAGACGGACACGACATAACTGCCATTTCATCCGGAAGTGAAGCAGTCAGAAATTTTAAATCCAGTCTGAATTCAGGGGCACCTTTTGATCTTGTAATACTTGATGCAAACATACCGGGGGACATCGGTGCAGTAGAAATTATTAAATCAATAAAAGAGCACGATCCTGATATATCAGCAGTAATTACAAGCGGGGATTCGGTAGGCGGGGCAATGAAAAAACCGGAAGATTTTGGATTTGACAGGGCACTGAAAAAACCGTTTAAATCCGCAGATCTGATAAACCTGGTCAAAAGTCTGGTAAACAGCTAA
- the hypF gene encoding carbamoyltransferase HypF translates to MQKCGIIVVKGIVQGVGFRPFVYSLAEKYNISGSVQNLGSEVRVVACGDNFDSFLSEIGKGTPLSKIDSVDVLDYSGAAVSGFYIDKSSSGTLSGFIPADVSICDDCIDDIRDKNGRYFSYWATSCVNCGPRYSIILDVPYDRERTTMDEFPLCAGCRKEYEDPLSRRHHAQTIACRNCGPGLFLYDRSGNPVECTDPLEKAAEFLDAGHIMAIRGIGGFHIACTESSASCLKERLGRTEQALAIMAGRMSFIDSVAYVSDEEREILRGPEHPVVVLVKRERDSLCEVSNLDTIGIMLPYSGLHHLLFDNLKAPFLIMTSANSPGNPMITEYETALLKLRSSVDYFLTHNRVIKNRCDDSVVRDGYIIRMSRGYAPKRTSADLGGRCILAVGPELNSNITVYKGGFCYTSPHVGNVRNPSTLDYLKETVHKMTAITGAEYDIIAHDMHPQFLSTRYAKELSDISGAQLIPVQHHRAHIAAVCTKPCVGIAIDGVGLGDDGTVWGGEVFAGCVPELERVGHLETVDMPGGDLATRFPERMLYGILPDDLTAGILAGRGMSELELNVLDRQVKAGINVAKTSSTGRVLDAASALLGICREKTYDGEPAMKLEASASAGTPAKWEREFKTESGCRVFQTSSLLRRARAEYLSGTDVSDIAASFQYNLAAGIAEIAVESAGILGYDKVAVSGGVAYNKMIRETVINIIRSHDLIPVLNRDFPLGDGCISYGQAVYAGKMKG, encoded by the coding sequence ATGCAGAAATGCGGCATAATTGTTGTGAAGGGTATTGTGCAGGGGGTCGGATTCCGGCCTTTTGTATATTCTCTTGCAGAGAAGTACAATATCAGCGGTTCGGTGCAGAATCTTGGGAGTGAGGTCAGGGTTGTCGCATGCGGAGATAATTTTGACTCTTTTTTATCTGAGATCGGGAAGGGGACGCCACTTTCAAAGATAGACTCGGTTGATGTTCTGGATTATTCCGGCGCAGCAGTATCCGGATTTTATATTGATAAGAGCAGTTCCGGCACTCTTTCCGGTTTTATTCCGGCAGATGTCTCCATCTGTGACGACTGCATTGATGATATCAGAGATAAGAACGGTCGTTACTTCAGCTACTGGGCAACTTCCTGCGTCAACTGCGGGCCGAGGTACAGTATAATCTTAGATGTTCCATATGACCGTGAGAGGACGACTATGGATGAATTTCCTCTCTGTGCCGGCTGCAGAAAGGAGTATGAAGATCCGCTCTCAAGGAGGCATCATGCACAGACTATTGCCTGCCGGAATTGTGGTCCGGGACTCTTTCTTTATGACCGGTCAGGAAATCCGGTTGAGTGCACTGATCCTTTAGAGAAGGCTGCTGAGTTTCTTGATGCCGGGCATATCATGGCAATAAGGGGTATTGGCGGGTTTCATATCGCCTGCACTGAAAGTTCGGCTTCATGCTTAAAGGAGAGGCTTGGGAGGACTGAGCAGGCCCTTGCAATAATGGCCGGCAGGATGAGTTTTATTGATTCTGTCGCATATGTCTCAGATGAGGAGAGGGAGATTTTAAGAGGGCCTGAGCATCCGGTTGTTGTCCTTGTGAAGCGTGAGAGGGACTCACTCTGTGAAGTTTCAAACCTTGATACGATCGGCATTATGTTGCCATATTCCGGCCTTCATCATCTTCTCTTTGATAATCTGAAAGCCCCGTTTCTGATTATGACCAGTGCGAATTCGCCCGGAAATCCGATGATCACTGAATATGAGACCGCACTTCTAAAACTTAGGTCATCTGTCGATTATTTCCTGACACATAACCGGGTTATAAAGAACCGCTGTGATGATTCTGTTGTAAGGGACGGGTATATAATCCGCATGTCACGCGGTTATGCACCTAAGAGAACTTCTGCTGACCTGGGTGGCAGGTGTATTCTTGCGGTCGGTCCTGAGCTGAATTCAAATATTACAGTCTATAAAGGTGGTTTTTGCTATACATCCCCGCATGTTGGCAATGTGAGAAATCCCTCAACCCTTGACTATCTTAAGGAGACTGTTCATAAGATGACGGCTATCACAGGTGCGGAATATGATATCATTGCACATGATATGCACCCACAGTTTTTATCGACCAGGTATGCAAAGGAGCTCTCTGATATTTCCGGTGCACAACTGATTCCGGTTCAGCACCACCGTGCACATATTGCTGCGGTATGCACCAAACCCTGTGTCGGCATTGCAATTGACGGGGTTGGTCTTGGTGATGACGGGACTGTATGGGGCGGTGAGGTCTTTGCCGGATGCGTGCCTGAACTTGAGAGGGTGGGTCATCTTGAGACTGTTGATATGCCCGGCGGTGATCTTGCAACGCGGTTTCCTGAGAGGATGCTGTATGGTATTCTGCCTGATGACCTTACTGCCGGAATTTTAGCCGGACGGGGTATGTCTGAGCTTGAGCTGAATGTTTTGGACCGGCAGGTTAAGGCAGGGATTAATGTTGCAAAGACGAGCAGCACAGGAAGGGTGCTTGATGCTGCATCCGCCCTTCTTGGTATCTGCCGGGAGAAGACCTATGACGGTGAACCTGCGATGAAGCTTGAAGCCTCTGCGTCTGCCGGGACTCCGGCAAAGTGGGAGAGGGAATTTAAGACTGAATCGGGATGCAGGGTTTTTCAGACTTCATCCCTTCTCCGGCGGGCACGTGCTGAATATCTCTCCGGTACAGATGTCTCAGATATTGCTGCGTCCTTTCAGTATAATCTTGCGGCAGGTATTGCTGAGATTGCGGTTGAGTCTGCCGGAATTTTAGGTTATGATAAGGTTGCGGTCTCCGGGGGGGTTGCCTACAATAAGATGATCCGTGAGACTGTCATTAATATTATCAGAAGTCATGATCTGATTCCTGTTCTGAACCGGGATTTTCCTCTTGGCGATGGATGTATCTCATATGGTCAGGCTGTATATGCAGGAAAGATGAAGGGATGA
- a CDS encoding ArsR family transcriptional regulator, with translation MTGHIRIVNDPLDLVPLLITFNDPDFKLVYSQLTKNWMTEEELSKEADSEKVRECIILLKKGNLIEEKWRMPKPGGKPAMEFKTTYSKFRANFQCPMDDLGDIIHISVSNNGDLRNKADEIIKDVRAGNNSVNDIGRKYGISPVFVKGLAKRIPNLEVKGQGLIFVEKPE, from the coding sequence TTGACGGGACATATTAGAATTGTAAATGATCCTCTGGATCTCGTTCCGCTTCTGATTACATTCAATGATCCGGATTTTAAGCTGGTTTACAGCCAGCTGACCAAAAACTGGATGACTGAAGAAGAACTGTCTAAAGAAGCTGATTCTGAGAAAGTGCGTGAGTGTATTATTCTCTTAAAGAAAGGAAATCTGATTGAAGAAAAGTGGAGAATGCCAAAACCCGGTGGAAAACCGGCAATGGAATTTAAAACAACATACAGTAAATTCAGGGCAAATTTCCAGTGCCCGATGGATGACCTGGGAGATATAATACACATATCCGTCTCAAACAACGGAGACCTCAGAAACAAAGCAGATGAAATAATTAAAGATGTACGCGCGGGAAACAATTCTGTCAATGACATAGGAAGGAAATACGGAATAAGTCCTGTATTTGTGAAAGGTCTTGCAAAAAGAATACCAAATCTTGAAGTGAAGGGGCAGGGGCTGATCTTTGTTGAAAAACCAGAATGA